From a single Chloroflexota bacterium genomic region:
- a CDS encoding transcriptional regulator: MPLTRDFKETVQTRAERDQEFREGLLKEGVECLLAGDVDTGKIVLRDYINATVGFEELGSLTGKPPKSLMRMFGPSGNPHARNLFEVISRIQQHEGVQLEVNAVR, from the coding sequence ATGCCGCTCACCCGTGACTTCAAGGAGACCGTGCAGACCCGCGCCGAGCGCGACCAGGAATTTCGCGAAGGGTTGCTAAAGGAAGGTGTCGAGTGCCTGCTTGCCGGGGACGTCGATACGGGCAAGATCGTCCTGCGTGACTACATCAATGCCACCGTTGGGTTCGAGGAGCTTGGTTCCCTGACCGGCAAGCCGCCCAAAAGTCTGATGCGCATGTTCGGGCCGTCCGGCAACCCCCATGCTCGCAATCTCTTCGAGGTCATCAGCCGCATCCAGCAGCATGAAGGTGTCCAACTCGAAGTGAACGCCGTTCGGTAA
- a CDS encoding DUF2791 family P-loop domain-containing protein, which yields MANTIRLGEWLCFIEEEYLSTFIKEGGASIKFAVTEDGLKPALYEAVERRCRELDCIFVKIDAAKTRVYMPQDIFFEMAKQVDWRLSARRLVLRFAKESGYRVDAIDPSKADNIFAAIGEVNDGLDPTFVLHELRPRIQDSVFKEYQMAKDFRVAMSHLCLAANTDQPVIDWLTGDNTKVSSVKPFAIHTPINRTTARHFIQSALFWFWYVGHGGTVIVLDSSRVTVSRNPRDGLKYYTKPMAMDHYELLREYIDETDKLIGALLIVVTDSAFLDYDDRSRGFGMYQALMTRVMDDVRDKELVNPIASLVRLS from the coding sequence GTGGCGAACACCATACGCCTTGGTGAGTGGCTGTGTTTCATTGAGGAAGAATACTTGTCGACGTTCATCAAGGAGGGTGGCGCGTCCATCAAGTTTGCTGTTACGGAAGATGGACTGAAACCGGCGTTGTATGAAGCTGTGGAGCGCCGCTGCCGGGAATTGGATTGTATTTTTGTCAAAATAGACGCAGCGAAGACGAGAGTCTACATGCCCCAAGACATCTTCTTCGAGATGGCGAAGCAAGTAGACTGGCGACTATCGGCTCGGCGCCTCGTTTTGCGTTTTGCTAAGGAAAGTGGATATAGGGTTGATGCGATTGATCCAAGCAAGGCTGATAATATCTTCGCTGCGATTGGGGAAGTAAACGACGGGCTGGACCCAACCTTTGTGCTTCATGAGTTAAGGCCTAGGATACAAGATAGCGTGTTCAAAGAGTATCAGATGGCTAAAGATTTTAGAGTTGCTATGAGTCACCTTTGCCTCGCTGCGAACACTGATCAGCCAGTGATTGATTGGTTAACAGGAGATAACACAAAGGTAAGCAGTGTTAAGCCATTTGCAATCCATACTCCCATCAATCGGACTACGGCACGCCACTTTATTCAATCGGCGCTCTTCTGGTTCTGGTACGTGGGGCACGGGGGGACAGTGATAGTGCTCGATAGTTCCCGTGTAACGGTTTCTCGAAATCCAAGGGATGGATTGAAATACTATACAAAACCCATGGCAATGGACCACTATGAGCTTCTCCGGGAGTACATCGATGAAACAGACAAATTGATTGGCGCATTGCTCATAGTCGTGACGGACAGCGCATTCCTTGATTACGATGACCGTTCTAGAGGATTTGGCATGTATCAAGCCCTTATGACAAGAGTCATGGATGACGTTCGCGACAAGGAGTTGGTCAACCCGATCGCTTCTTTAGTTCGGCTGTCCTAA
- a CDS encoding DUF2791 family P-loop domain-containing protein, whose translation MPNEEAVKLLGCNQPQAERQFEELLSKSIDSDGPPSHALGMLVSGDFGTGKSHLLSYLEHQALSQGFVCSRVTISKETPLYDLAKVFKSAVDFARMPNRTGQLMEELGLILEKSDAYPRFFLWADSEQNGLHRIFPATLMVHERASDFDLVSEIRAFWSGERIKVATVKDGLRQIGQLPNYPFRAPKVKELPPQRLRFATELIKGAGYNGWVVLLDEVELIGSYTLPQRAKSYAEIARWLGKVEDEGCPGLVVVGTVTSDFAAAVLGDSGKQDRHNAAHRLRSRGDDVTAARAETGMRVLEREATPLEPPTDEDVNATIEKLRQIHSVAYVWDAPRREGKAGGAGYQGRMRYKVRAAINEWDLLRLYPDSRPETEGTEISISYEEQPDLEKEVKDGEGEDE comes from the coding sequence GTGCCTAACGAGGAAGCCGTAAAGCTCTTGGGGTGCAATCAGCCACAGGCGGAGAGACAGTTCGAAGAGTTGCTGTCCAAGTCGATCGATTCGGATGGCCCGCCTTCCCATGCGTTAGGGATGCTGGTTTCGGGAGACTTCGGCACCGGAAAATCACACCTCCTTTCTTACTTGGAACATCAAGCATTGTCACAGGGTTTCGTCTGCAGCAGAGTGACGATTAGTAAAGAGACACCCCTCTACGACTTAGCGAAGGTTTTTAAGTCCGCAGTAGACTTTGCACGGATGCCGAACCGAACTGGGCAGCTAATGGAAGAACTCGGGCTTATACTTGAAAAATCAGATGCATACCCTCGCTTCTTTCTCTGGGCCGATTCTGAGCAGAACGGGCTACACCGTATCTTTCCGGCAACCCTGATGGTGCATGAACGGGCAAGTGACTTTGATCTTGTTAGCGAAATCCGTGCGTTTTGGTCAGGAGAGAGAATCAAGGTTGCCACCGTCAAGGATGGACTTAGGCAAATCGGTCAACTGCCGAACTATCCCTTCAGAGCGCCGAAAGTAAAGGAGTTACCCCCGCAACGGTTGCGATTCGCAACGGAACTGATAAAGGGGGCAGGATATAACGGTTGGGTCGTATTGTTGGATGAGGTCGAATTAATCGGCTCCTACACTCTGCCGCAGCGAGCCAAGTCCTACGCAGAAATTGCCCGTTGGTTGGGAAAGGTTGAAGATGAGGGGTGCCCGGGGCTCGTGGTGGTTGGCACAGTGACAAGCGACTTCGCGGCAGCCGTTTTAGGAGATTCCGGCAAGCAGGATCGCCATAACGCAGCCCATCGGTTGCGCTCAAGGGGAGATGATGTTACCGCGGCCAGGGCTGAAACGGGCATGAGAGTCCTCGAACGGGAAGCTACTCCATTAGAACCTCCGACCGACGAGGACGTGAACGCAACAATTGAGAAACTGCGGCAAATCCATAGCGTTGCCTACGTTTGGGATGCGCCAAGAAGAGAGGGAAAGGCAGGCGGAGCGGGATATCAAGGTAGAATGCGGTACAAAGTGCGAGCAGCGATAAATGAATGGGACTTGCTGCGCTTGTACCCAGATTCCCGCCCTGAAACGGAGGGTACGGAGATTTCAATTAGCTATGAAGAACAACCAGATTTGGAGAAAGAGGTTAAGGACGGCGAGGGCGAGGATGAATAG
- a CDS encoding cytochrome P450 has protein sequence MHEPGTFAPFGLGTHRCLGSNFAEVEIALTLLTIVHTVELALDPPGYALEIKHTPAAQPAWSFKFRVLRQRQRPHGAEPEETGRVSGQEVHQARSTPSGEDLL, from the coding sequence ATCCACGAACCGGGCACCTTTGCTCCCTTCGGCTTGGGAACCCATCGCTGCCTGGGCAGCAATTTCGCCGAGGTCGAGATCGCCCTCACGCTCTTGACGATCGTCCACACCGTGGAACTCGCTTTAGACCCGCCCGGCTACGCACTCGAAATCAAACACACGCCCGCGGCGCAGCCCGCGTGGTCGTTCAAGTTTCGCGTGCTGCGCCAGCGCCAGCGGCCGCACGGTGCTGAACCGGAGGAAACTGGACGAGTTTCTGGACAGGAAGTTCACCAGGCGAGGAGTACGCCTTCGGGCGAGGATCTCCTGTAG